A part of Rhodamnia argentea isolate NSW1041297 chromosome 8, ASM2092103v1, whole genome shotgun sequence genomic DNA contains:
- the LOC115735290 gene encoding lysosomal Pro-X carboxypeptidase-like, with protein sequence MTLSRLYFIISFILFAASISGHKLYTPTLSLQRKNFLQDPERAVSASVSNDFETFFFNQTLDHFNYRPESYTTFRQRYLINSKYWGSANSSAPIFVYLGAEAPIDGDLIGIGFLTDNAAQFEALLVYIEHRYYGESIPLGMSFEEALKDANVRGYFSSAQTLADYAAIILHVKQNLKARDSPVIVVGGSYGGMLASWFRLKYPHVTLGALASSAPILYFDDITPQDAYYWVVTKDFKEASETCYQAIVDSWSEIDRVAQEPKGTANLSKMFKTCKPLKSGDELKDYLMSLYAGAAQYDDPARNPVTVICNGIDGANATENGVLGKIFAGVVAYHVNSPCYVNPPTNVSETDLGWGWQSCSEMVMPIGITNNSMFPSYPFVLSSFIDECNSSYGVVPRPHWVTTYYGGHDIELILLRFGSNIIFSNGLRDPYSSGGVLKNISDSIIAVYTEKGSHCLDIHAQKQTDPDWLVMQRKTEIEIIKGWLTTYYADLLAFKQ encoded by the exons ATGACTCTTTCTCGGCTCTATTTCATCATCTCCTTCATTCTATTCGCAGCTTCGATTTCTGGACACAAACTTTACACTCCGACGCTGAGTCTACAACGCAAAAACTTCCTTCAAGATCCGGAACGTGCAGTTTCGGCATCCGTATCTAACGACTTCGaaaccttcttcttcaaccaaacGCTCGATCATTTCAACTACAGACCCGAGAGCTACACCACCTTCAGACAGAGATACTTGATCAACTCCAAATATTGGGGCAGTGCAAATTCTAGTGCGCCGATCTTTGTTTACCTCGGCGCCGAAGCGCCAATAGACGGAGACTTGATAGGGATTGGGTTTCTGACCGATAACGCAGCTCAATTCGAGGCTCTGTTAGTCTATATCGAG CACCGGTATTATGGTGAGTCAATTCCACTTGGGATGAGCTTCGAAGAAGCTCTCAAAGATGCAAATGTTCGTGGGTATTTTAGCTCGGCCCAAACTTTGGCCGATTATGCAGCCATCATCTTGCACGTGAAGCAGAATTTGAAAGCCAGGGACTCTCCAGTTATTGTCGTGGGAGGATCATATGGAGGAA TGCTTGCCTCGTGGTTCCGGCTAAAATATCCACACGTGACCCTTGGAGCTTTGGCCTCATCAGCTCCAATACTGTATTTTGACGACATTACCCCGCAGGATGCATACTATTGGGTGGTCACCAAAGATTTTAAG GAAGCCAGCGAGACTTGCTACCAAGCTATAGTAGACTCTTGGTCGGAGATCGATAGAGTTGCCCAAGAGCCTAAGGGCACTGCAAACTTAAGCAAGATGTTCAAGACTTGCAA GCCTTTAAAGAGTGGGGATGAGCTGAAGGATTACTTGATGTCTTTATACGCGGGAGCAGCTCAATATGATGATCCGGCCAGGAATCCGGTGACAGTAATATGCAACGGCATTGATGGGGCAAATGCTACTGAAAATGGCGTTCTCGGCAAAATATTCGCAGGCGTCGTCGCCTATCACGTGAACTCCCCATGCTACGTCAATCCTCCCACTAATGTTTCTGAAACTGATTTGGGTTGGGGGTGGCAG AGCTGCAGCGAAATGGTAATGCCCATAGGCATCACAAACAATTCTATGTTCCCGTCATACCCTTTCGTCTTGAGCAGCTTCATTGACGAATGCAACTCCTCGTACGGCGTTGTGCCTCGCCCGCACTGGGTCACTACATACTACGGTGGTCAT GATATAGAGCTAATTCTTCTTAGGTTCGGCAGcaacatcattttctcaaatggaCTCCGAGATCCTTACAGTAGCGGAGG GGTCCTGAAGAACATTTCTGACAGTATCATTGCCGTCTACACAGAGAAAG GTTCCCACTGTTTGGATATACATGCACAGAAGCAAACCGATCCGGACTGGTTGGTCATGCAGCGAAAAACCGAAATCGAGATTATCAAAGGGTGGTTGACCACATATTATGCCGATCTTCTTGCTTTCAAACAATGA
- the LOC115735289 gene encoding lysosomal Pro-X carboxypeptidase-like → MTLSRLYFIISFILSAASISGHKLYTPTLSLQRKNFLRDPERAVSASVSNDFETFFFNQTLDHFNYRPESYTTFRQRYLINSKYWGGANSSAPIFVYLGAEEPIDEDLIGIGFLTDNAAQFKALLVYIEHRYYGESIPLGMSFEEALKDANVRGYFSSAQALADYAAIILHMKQNLKARDSPVIVVGGSYGGMLASWFRLKYPHVTLGALASSAPILYFDDITPQDAYYWVVTKDFKEASETCYQAIGDSWSEIDRVAQEPNGTANLSKMFKTCKPLKSGDELKDYLTSLYAGAAQYDDPVRNPVTVICNGIDGANTTENGVLGKIFAGVVAYHVNSPCYVNPPTNVSETDLGWGWQRCSEMVMPIGITNNSMFPSYPFVLSSFIDECNSSYGVVPRPHWVTTYYGGHDIELILLRFGSNIIFSNGLRDPYSSAGVLKNISDSIIAVYTEKGSHCLDILAQKQTDPDWLVMQRKTEIETIKGWLATYYADLLAFKQ, encoded by the exons ATGACTCTTTCTCGGCTCTATTTCATCATCTCCTTCATTCTATCCGCAGCTTCGATTTCTGGACACAAACTTTACACTCCGACGCTGAGTCTACAACGCAAAAATTTCCTCCGAGATCCGGAACGTGCAGTTTCGGCATCCGTATCTAATGACTTCGaaaccttcttcttcaaccaaacGCTCGATCATTTCAACTATAGACCCGAGAGCTACACCACCTTCAGGCAGAGATACTTGATCAACTCCAAATATTGGGGCGGTGCAAATTCTAGTGCGCCGATCTTTGTTTACCTCGGTGCCGAAGAGCCGATAGACGAAGACTTAATAGGGATCGGGTTTCTGACCGACAACGCAGCTCAATTCAAGGCTCTATTAGTCTATATCGAG CACCGGTATTATGGTGAGTCAATTCCACTTGGGATGAGCTTCGAAGAAGCTCTCAAAGATGCAAATGTTCGTGGGTATTTTAGCTCGGCCCAAGCTTTGGCCGATTATGCAGCCATCATCTTGCACATGAAGCAGAATCTGAAAGCCAGGGATTCTCCAGTTATTGTCGTGGGAGGATCATATGGAGGAA TGCTTGCCTCGTGGTTCCGGCTAAAATATCCACACGTGACCCTCGGAGCTTTGGCCTCATCAGCTCCAATACTGTATTTTGACGACATTACCCCGCAGGATGCATACTATTGGGTGGTCACCAAAGATTTTAAG GAAGCTAGCGAGACTTGCTACCAAGCTATAGGAGACTCATGGTCGGAGATCGATAGAGTTGCTCAAGAGCCTAATGGCACTGCAAACTTAAGCAAGATGTTCAAGACATGCAA GCCTTTAAAGAGTGGGGATGAGCTGAAGGATTACTTGACATCTTTATACGCGGGAGCAGCTCAATATGATGATCCGGTTAGGAATCCGGTGACAGTAATATGCAACGGCATTGATGGAGCAAATACTACTGAAAATGGCGTTCTTGGCAAAATATTTGCAGGCGTCGTCGCCTATCACGTGAACTCCCCATGCTACGTCAATCCTCCAACTAATGTTTCCGAAACTGATTTGGGTTGGGGGTGGCAG AGATGCAGCGAAATGGTAATGCCCATAGGCATCACAAACAATTCTATGTTCCCGTCCTACCCTTTCGTCTTGAGTAGCTTCATTGACGAATGCAACTCCTCGTACGGCGTTGTGCCTCGCCCGCATTGGGTCACTACATACTACGGTGGTCAT GATATAGAGCTAATTCTTCTTAGGTTCGGCAGcaacatcattttctcaaatggaCTCCGAGATCCTTACAGCAGCGCAGG GGTCCTAAAGAACATTTCTGACAGTATCATCGCCGTCTACACAGAGAAAG GTTCCCACTGTTTGGATATACTTGCACAGAAGCAAACCGATCCGGACTGGTTGGTCATGCAGCGAAAAACTGAAATCGAGACTATCAAAGGGTGGTTGGCCACATATTATGCCGATCTTCTTGCTTTCAAACAGTGA